One window from the genome of Esox lucius isolate fEsoLuc1 chromosome 23, fEsoLuc1.pri, whole genome shotgun sequence encodes:
- the uhrf1bp1l gene encoding UHRF1-binding protein 1-like isoform X3 — protein MAGLIKKQILKHLSRFAKNLSPDKINLSTLKGEGQLTNLELDEEVLQSMLDLPTWLAINKVGCNKAAIRIPWTKLKTHPISLTLDKVVMEMSTCDEPRPPNGPSPIATASGQSEYGFAEKVVEGISLSINSIVVKISAKAFNASFELSQLQVYSVNTSWVLSDLRFTRIHDPHRGEILTFKEISWQMIRIEADAIQSAEHEILSAPIRLITNQSKIRVTLKRRAKDCNVVASKLVLILDDLLWVLTDSQLKAMVQYAKSLSEAMDKSAQQRKSMATEDQDSSVPPTAQQVRAQQASSGSDQSVTMAKLFTAYDVCETSHHLQITHLDLHICDDIHAKDRVNNKRMTGGAMQLSFSLITLDYYPFHRAGDSCLHWMHYSEATKAREVWVKSLLEEFKSNVEMLKTVKRDRQGLVNTHTSPQHGKISTGSTSVLIPPQTPKSQLMSSSFILRVADFSIYQVSTADQRRSSPKAMISCNKKSLYLPPEMPAVHIEFTEYYFPDGKDYPVPCPNLYVQQNALQLVLDPRSLVWCNLFALDLRQSLEQFMELYKLNAEEQKPEEHMDVRVDGLMLKLVVPTDRDPSYPQDLPRSISVQCSEMVATNTRQPSNCTRSHLEALLLSFQEEQFFAASCSSFPRSSASFPLIHPIFQRHAHEQDTVLQDVYKGLVAPSLGVDALKMAAATDLWALHFAQFWVDYEGTRGGKGRPQPFVDAFPLTAWVCQPARHAQHQERLRCGAPGGPLSRSGSVDVAGHLQRKRLLKEYYSTAVSDKDTGATLPPSNGLHEPLSLDNIPASSTPSRKEADMHVLVHVQKHLSAQVSHRQYIFLMRLQRSLKALQHTLQQDLEEMGSKRDKTKVTSEPAPDHQPFTACVGFLLRSAEVALLLKPVPQPEGPGSPLGSELSPSESRANLEAGCDGGEGGNRGTPVEEAGAKGGCMVDQLLCGVIEDGGITQGPAPLVPASASNRTASLDERTGRSSLEEVGEALGEAWTVGEEPAAVVNCKAQTSESSGAEPSIPDPISSKDWNEKNPGARMPQSVSSGRLMKERSQSSFSVSYKNMKKSPSLQSLDNLSIDSYLMEDGDTDTYSLLERDDMSISGFKDAVSELSATGGTAEARAGTVEPDGTGSPDTASATSQSIDEPTKDMVSVLVLKVQCVCGAMEVCGESTAVALEVGRIRPTQLGNVSLRQYLSNHSLGLVPPAQGSQGRGLETSADGTPHNPEVRARLESGPCAAAHSPLAETNGFLQLRVHGYRASFLMSSLRNLAHFLEDDSAPQVLPMEISVRDTHIDLKDDGPRDNLSDPEPSPITLHISNLLIHRTDDGAFSIGVESASEAGPKKEMPLIDSYVSPVSDIVGVVSSIPKATQTPISPSPTPSAPNKEQLLLEENECLKLELSKAKMALAEAQMEKDSLLHRMKSLRVNTS, from the exons ATGGCTGGTCTGATCAAGAAACAGATCCTCAAGCACCTCTCCAG GTTTGCTAAGAACCTGTCCCCTGACAAGATCAACCTGAGCACGCTGAAGGGGGAGGGCCAGCTCACCAACCTGGAGCTGGACGAGGAGGTGCTGCAGAGCATGCTGGACCTCCCCACCTGGCTGGCCATCAACAAAGTGGGCTGCAACAAGGCCGCCATCCGG aTCCCATGGACTAAGCTGAAAACCCACCCCATCTCTCTG acTCTGGACAAGGTGGTGATGGAGATGAGTACCTGTGACGAGCCCCGCCCACCCAACGGCCCGTCTCCCATAGCAACGGCCTCCGGGCAAAG TGAATATGGCTTTGCTGAGAAGGTTGTGGAGGgcatctctctgtccatcaaCTCCATCGTTGTGAAGATCAGTGCCAAGGCGTTCAACGCCTCCTTTGAGCTGAGCCAGCTGCAGGTGTACTCCGTCAACACCAGCTGGGTCCTCTCGGACCTCCGCTTCACACGCATCCATGACCCACacagaggagag ATCCTGACATTTAAGGAGATCAGCTGGCAGATGATCCGCATCGAGGCGGACGCCATCCAGAGTGCCGAGCACGAGATACTGAGTGCCCCCATCCGCCTCATCACCAACCAGTCGAAGATCAGAGTCACCCTGAAGAGACGA GCTAAGGACTGTAACGTGGTGGCGTCCAAGCTGGTCCTGATCCTAGACGACCTCCTCTGGGTGCTCACGGACTCCCAGCTCAAAGCCATGGTCCAGTACGCCAAGTCCCTCAGCGAGGCCATGGACAAGTCCGCCCAGCAGAGGAAGAGCATGGCCACTGAGGACcag GATTCCTCGGTGCCGCCCACAGCCCAGCAGGTTCGTGCCCAGCAGGCATCGTCAGGCTCCGACCAGAGTGTCACCATGGCCAAGCTGTTCACCGCCTACGACGTGTGCGAGACCTCGCACCACCTGCAGATCACTCACCTCGACCTGCATATCTGCGACGACATCCACGCCAAGGACAGAG tgaaCAATAAGAGGATGACCGGTGGGGCCATGCAGCTCTCCTTCAGCCTCATCACACTGGACTACTACCCCTTCCACCGCGCAG GTGACAGTTGCCTCCATTGGATGCACTACAGCGAGGCCACAAAGGCCAGAGAGGTCTGGGTCAAGAGTTTACTGGAGGAGTTCAAGTCCAACGTGGAGATGTTGAAGACTGTCAAGAGAGACCGTCAGGGCctggtgaacacacacacctcaccccagcatg GTAAGATCAGTACTGGTTCGACCAGTGTCCTAATTCCTCCCCAGACCCCAAAGAGCCAGCTCATGTCCAGCTCCTTCATTCTCCGGGTGGCCGATTTCAGCATCTACCAG gtgtccACGGCAGACCAGAGGCGCTCCAGTCCTAAGGCCATGATCTCCTGTAATAAGAAGTCTCTGTACCTGCCACCTGAGATGCCTGCCGTCCACATTGAGTTCACTGAGTACTACTTCCCTGACGGAAAGGACTACCCCG TGCCTTGCCCCAACCTGTATGTGCAGCAGAATGCCCTGCAGCTGGTTCTGGATCCCAGGAGCCTGGTGTGGTGCAACCTGTTTGCCCTGGACCTGAGGCAGAGCCTGGAGCAGTTCATGGAGCTCTACAAGCTCAACGCCGAGGAGCAGAAACCCGAGGAGCACATGGATGTCAGGGTGGACGGCCTCATGCTCAAG tTAGTGGTACCCACGGACAGAGACCCCTCCTACCCCCAGGACCTCCCCCGCTCCATCTCTGTCCAGTGCTCCGAGATGGTGGCCACCAATACCCGTCAGCCCTCCAACTGCACGCGCTCCCACCTCGaagccctcctcctctccttccaggAAGAGCAGTTCTTTGCcgcctcctgttcctccttcccTCGCTCCTCCGCCTCCTTTCCGCTGATCCACCCCATTTTCCAGCGCCACGCGCACGAGCAGGACACCGTGCTGCAGGACGTGTATAAAGGGCTGGTGGCTCCCTCGCTGGGAGTTGACGCCCTGAAAATGGCCGCCGCCACCGACCTGTGGGCGCTTCACTTCGCCCAGTTCTGGGTGGACTACGAGGGGACGCGCGGCGGCAAGGGGCGCCCGCAGCCCTTCGTTGACGCGTTCCCGCTCACCGCGTGGGTGTGCCAGCCGGCCCGACATGCCCAGCACCAGGAGAGGCTACGGTGCGGGGCTCCCGGAGGGCCCCTGTCCCGGAGTGGGTCCGTGGATGTGGCAGGACATCTGCAGAGGAAGAGGCTGTTGAAGGAGTACTACAGTACTGCCGTGTCGGACAAGGACACCGGCGCCACTCTGCCGCCGAGCAACGGGCTTCACGAGCCCCTGTCCCTGGACAACATCCCCGCCTCTTCGACCCCTTCCAGGAAGGAGGCGGACATGCACGTTTTAGTGCACGTGCAGAAGCATTTGAGTGCTCAG GTGAGTCACAGACAGTACATCTTCCTCATGCGTCTCCAGCGCAGCCTTAAGGCTTTGCAGCACACCCTGCAGCAGGACCTGGAAGAGATGGGCTCCAAACGGGACAAGACCAAGGTCACCTCAGAACCCGCTCCGGATCACCAGCCGTTCACTGCCTGTGTGGGGTTTCTGCTCAGAAGTGCCGAGGTAGCCCTCCTCTTGAAGCCTGTACCCCAGCCCGAGGGTCCCGGCTCTCCTTTGGGGTCCGAGTTGTCCCCCTCGGAGAGTAGAGCCAACCTGGAGGCTGGTTGcgatggaggggaggggggcaaCAGAGGGACCCCTGTGGAGGAGGCTGGCGCTAAGGGAGGCTGTATGGTGGACCAGCTTCTTTGTGGGGTTATAGAAGATGGCGGAATCACGCAGGGCCCTGCCCCCCTCGTCCCCGCCTCCGCCTCCAACCGAACGGCGTCTCTAGACGAGAGGACTGGGAGATCGAGTTTGGAGGAGGTGGGAGAGGCTTTGGGGGAGGCCTGGACTGTGGGAGAGGAGCCGGCGGCTGTGGTTAACTGCAAAGCCCAGACAAGTGAGAGCTCTGGAGCTGAGCCCAGCATCCCAGACCCCATCTCCAGCAAAGACTGGAACGAGAAGAACCCTGGGGCCAGAATGCCTCAGTCTGTGTCCAG CGGTCGTCTGATGAAGGAGCGTTCCCAGTCCAGTTTCTCTGTGTCATATAAGAACATGAAGAAAAGCCCGTCTCTGCAGTCCTTGGACAACTTGTCCATAGACAGCTACCTGATGGAGGACGGAGACACAGACACGTACAGCCTACTGGAGAGAG ATGACATGTCGATCTCAGGCTTCAAGGACGCCGTGAGTGAGCTGAGCGCGACAGGGGGCACCGCCGAGGCTAGAGCGGGCACAGTGGAGCCGGACGGCACAGGCTCACCGGACACCGCCAGCGCCACCTCCCAGAGCATAGACGAACCCACCAAAGACATG GTGTCGGTGCTGGTTCTGAAGGTGCAGTGTGTGTGCGGGGCGATGGAGGTGTGCGGGGAGAGCACGGCCGTAGCTCTGGAGGTGGGCCGCATTAGACCCACGCAGCTAGGCAACGTCAGCCTCCGACAGTATCTCAGCAACCACAGCCTGG GTCTAGTGCCCCCTGCCCAGGGCAgccaag GCAGAGGTCTGGAAACCAGTGCCGATGGGACTCCCCATAACCCGGAGGTCCGGGCTCGGCTGGAGAGCGGGCCCTGTGCCGCCGCCCACTCCCCCCTTGCCGAGACCAATGGTTTCCTCCAGCTACGGGTCCACGGCTACCGGGCCAGCTTCCTTATGTCATCGCTTCGGAACCTAGCGCACTTCCTGGAAGATGACTCCGCCCCCCAGGTCCTCCCCATGGAGATCAGTGTGAGGGACACGCACATCGACCTGAAG GATGACGGTCCCCGTGACAACCTATCGGACCCTGAGCCCAGCCCCATCACCCTACACATCTCTAACCTGTTGATCCACAGGACTGACGATGGAGCCTTCTCCATTGGGG TGGAAAGTGCGTCTGAAGCAGGTCCTAAAAAAGAGATGCCATTGATTGACAGCTATGTGTCTCCTGTCTCGGACATTGTGGGTGTGGTCAGCAGCATTCCCAAGGCCACACAGACCCCCATTTCTCCAAGTCCCACCCCATCCGCCCCCAACAAAGAACAG ctgctGCTAGAAGAGAATGAGTGTTTGAAACTGGAGCTCTCCAAAGCAAAGATGGCTCTAGCTGAGGCTCAAATGGAGAAAGACTCCCTGTTGCACCGCATGAAGAGCCTGAGAGTGAACACCAGCTAG